One Helianthus annuus cultivar XRQ/B chromosome 12, HanXRQr2.0-SUNRISE, whole genome shotgun sequence genomic region harbors:
- the LOC110895534 gene encoding uncharacterized protein LOC110895534, whose translation MNIIGVWTNCTSVEYPNQALDDPLVFSKGFSMMQDLASTVPYQPLMFQAAEMDVGIYGKRYGLAQCGRDLSTLNCKNCLEDRLFQYRSFVENRTQWEILGYSCSMWYSNVSDTDKNLNASVVEITPSALPSPSDNQVPPGSVTSDK comes from the exons ATGAATATTATTGGAGTATGGACCAACTGCACATCTGTTGAATACCCAAATCAAGCATTGGACGATCCATTAGTATTTTCGAAAGGGTTTTCGATGATGCAAGATTTAGCAAGCACTGTTCCTTATCAACCATTAATGTTCCAAGCAGCTGAAATGGATGTTGGGATTTATGGGAAGAGGTATGGTTTGGCTCAGTGTGGACGAGATTTGAGTACGTTAAATTGTAAAAATTGCTTGGAGGATAGATTATTCCAATATAGATCGTTTGTCGAGAATAGAACTCAATGGGAAATTCTTGGGTATAGTTGTAGCATGTGGTATTCTAACGTTTCAGACACTGATAAGAATCTAAATGCGAGTGTGGTCGAGATCACCCCTTCAGCTTTGCCTTCGCCTTCTGACAACCAAGTTCCACCTGGAAGTGTTACATCAG ATAAATAG